One Pseudomonas abieticivorans genomic region harbors:
- a CDS encoding symmetrical bis(5'-nucleosyl)-tetraphosphatase produces MAVYAVGDLQGCLEPLKCLLDRVAFHPAHDRLWLVGDLVNRGPQSLETLRFLYGMRESLVCVLGNHDLHLLAAGNNIERLKKGDTLREILEAPDAPELLGWLRQQKLLHFDEQRDMALVHAGIPPQWSLKKALRLAAEVEAALHDDNLFKPYLDGMYGNEPNKWDNDLKGVARLRVITNYFTRMRFCTLDGKLDLKGKEGADTAPPGFAPWFAHRDRKTKGLKIVFGHWAALEGRCNEPGVFALDTGCVWGGAMTLMNIDTGVRYQCACDDSGHLRPPVSPTIAGHNASR; encoded by the coding sequence ATGGCGGTATACGCCGTCGGTGACCTTCAAGGCTGCCTGGAACCGCTCAAGTGCTTGCTCGACCGGGTGGCCTTCCACCCGGCCCATGATCGTCTGTGGCTGGTGGGTGACCTGGTCAACCGCGGCCCGCAATCACTGGAAACCCTACGCTTTCTATATGGCATGCGCGAGTCGCTGGTGTGCGTGCTGGGCAATCATGACCTGCACCTGCTGGCCGCCGGCAACAACATCGAACGCCTGAAAAAGGGCGATACCCTGCGTGAGATCCTCGAGGCACCCGATGCCCCCGAGTTGCTCGGCTGGCTGCGCCAACAAAAACTGCTGCACTTTGACGAACAACGCGACATGGCCTTGGTGCACGCGGGCATCCCGCCCCAGTGGTCCCTGAAGAAGGCCTTGCGCCTGGCGGCCGAGGTCGAGGCCGCGCTGCACGATGACAACCTGTTCAAGCCCTACCTGGACGGCATGTACGGCAACGAGCCGAACAAGTGGGACAACGACCTCAAGGGCGTGGCCCGCCTACGCGTCATCACTAACTACTTCACCCGCATGCGCTTCTGCACCCTGGACGGCAAACTCGACCTCAAGGGCAAGGAAGGCGCCGACACCGCCCCGCCAGGCTTCGCACCGTGGTTCGCCCACCGCGACCGCAAGACCAAGGGCCTGAAGATCGTGTTCGGCCACTGGGCGGCCCTGGAAGGCCGCTGCAACGAGCCAGGCGTGTTCGCCCTGGACACCGGCTGCGTATGGGGCGGTGCCATGACCCTGATGAACATCGACACCGGTGTGCGCTACCAGTGCGCGTGCGACGATAGCGGCCACCTGCGCCCGCCCGTCAGCCCCACCATCGCCGGCCACAACGCCAGCCGCTAG
- a CDS encoding peptidylprolyl isomerase, whose protein sequence is MLLAGVVHAEVVPLDSVVAIVDNDVVMKSQLDQRVHEVQSTISKRGGALPPTSVLEPQVLERLIVENLQLQIGDRSGIRITDEELNQAIGTIAQRNNMNVDQFKAALAHDGLSYNDARDQVRREMIISRVRQRRVAERIQVSEQEVKNFLASDMGKAQLSEEVHLANILIPTPQSANAEAIQTAAAQAKAVYDQLKAGADFGQMAVAKSSSDNALEGGDMGFRKAAQLPPPFDSMLSSMSVGDITPPTRTPGGFIILKVLEKRGGGTQTRDEVHVRHILVKPSEIRTEAQTKALAEALYNRIQSGEDFGTLAKQYSEDPGSALNGGDLNWIDPNSLVPEFRDVMANTEVGKLSKPFKTQYGWHVLEVLGRRATDATEQAREQQAMTVLRNRKYDEELQNWLRQIRDEAYVEIKLPGVDQAAQ, encoded by the coding sequence ATGTTGCTGGCTGGCGTGGTGCACGCCGAAGTCGTACCGCTGGACAGCGTGGTGGCCATCGTCGATAACGACGTGGTCATGAAGAGCCAACTGGACCAGCGTGTCCACGAGGTTCAATCCACCATTTCCAAGCGGGGCGGCGCGTTGCCACCGACCAGCGTGCTGGAGCCTCAGGTTCTGGAGCGCTTGATCGTCGAGAACCTGCAGCTGCAAATCGGTGATCGCTCCGGTATCCGGATCACCGACGAAGAGTTGAACCAGGCGATCGGCACCATTGCCCAGCGCAATAACATGAACGTTGATCAGTTCAAGGCAGCCCTGGCACACGACGGCCTGTCCTATAACGACGCCCGCGACCAAGTGCGCCGTGAAATGATCATCAGCCGCGTGCGCCAGCGTCGCGTGGCAGAGCGCATCCAGGTGTCGGAACAGGAAGTGAAGAACTTCCTGGCTTCCGACATGGGCAAGGCGCAACTGTCCGAAGAAGTGCACCTGGCCAACATCCTGATCCCGACGCCGCAAAGCGCCAACGCCGAGGCCATCCAGACCGCGGCGGCCCAGGCCAAGGCGGTGTACGACCAGCTCAAGGCCGGTGCCGACTTCGGCCAGATGGCCGTGGCCAAGTCCTCCAGCGACAACGCACTGGAAGGCGGCGACATGGGTTTCCGCAAGGCAGCCCAACTGCCTCCGCCGTTTGACAGCATGCTGAGCAGCATGTCGGTGGGCGACATCACCCCGCCGACCCGCACGCCGGGTGGCTTCATCATCCTCAAGGTGCTGGAGAAGCGCGGCGGTGGCACCCAGACCCGTGACGAAGTGCATGTTCGCCACATTCTGGTCAAGCCTAGCGAAATCCGTACCGAAGCACAGACCAAGGCCTTGGCCGAGGCGCTGTACAACCGCATCCAGTCGGGTGAGGATTTCGGCACGCTGGCCAAGCAGTATTCGGAAGACCCGGGCTCGGCGCTTAATGGCGGCGACCTGAACTGGATCGACCCGAACTCGCTGGTGCCGGAGTTCCGCGACGTGATGGCCAATACCGAAGTGGGCAAGCTGTCCAAGCCGTTCAAGACTCAATACGGCTGGCACGTATTGGAAGTACTGGGCCGCCGCGCAACCGATGCCACCGAACAGGCTCGCGAGCAACAGGCCATGACCGTGCTGCGTAACCGCAAATACGACGAAGAACTGCAGAACTGGCTACGCCAGATCCGCGACGAAGCCTACGTCGAGATCAAACTGCCTGGCGTCGACCAGGCTGCGCAGTGA
- a CDS encoding YeaH/YhbH family protein yields the protein MSYVIDRRLNGKNKSTVNRQRFLRRYRDHIKKAVEEAVSRRSITDMEHGEQISIPGRDIDEPVLHHGRGGKQTVVHPGNKEFTAGEHIARPQGGGGGKGPGKAGNSGEGMDEFVFQITQEEFLEFMFEDLELPNLVKRNLTGTDTYKTVRAGISNEGNPSRINIIRTLRSAHARRIALSGSSRAKLKEAQAELARLKRDEPDNFGDIQETEAEIERLSARIHRVPFLDTFDLKYNLLVKHPNPSSKAVMFCLMDVSGSMTQATKDIAKRFFILLYLFLKRNYDKIEVVFIRHHTSAREVDEEEFFYSRETGGTIVSSALKLMQEIMAERYPTSEWNIYAAQASDGDNWNDDSPICREILTKQIMPFVQYYTYVEITPREHQALWFEYERIGESFADTFAQQQLVSAGDIYPVFRELFQRRLAT from the coding sequence ATGAGCTACGTGATCGACCGACGCCTTAACGGCAAGAACAAGAGCACGGTGAACCGCCAGCGATTCCTGCGGCGTTACCGTGACCACATCAAGAAGGCAGTTGAAGAAGCCGTGAGCCGGCGCTCCATTACCGACATGGAACACGGCGAACAGATCAGCATCCCTGGCCGTGATATCGACGAGCCAGTGCTGCACCATGGCCGCGGCGGCAAACAGACCGTGGTGCACCCCGGCAACAAGGAATTCACTGCAGGCGAGCACATCGCCCGCCCACAAGGGGGTGGCGGCGGCAAGGGGCCAGGCAAGGCCGGCAACTCCGGCGAGGGCATGGACGAATTCGTCTTCCAGATCACCCAGGAAGAATTTCTCGAATTCATGTTCGAAGACCTCGAACTGCCCAACCTGGTGAAACGCAACCTCACCGGCACCGACACCTACAAAACCGTACGCGCCGGCATCAGCAACGAGGGCAACCCCTCGCGCATCAATATCATCCGCACCCTGCGTTCAGCCCATGCCCGGCGCATCGCCTTGTCGGGCAGCAGCCGCGCCAAACTCAAGGAAGCCCAGGCAGAACTGGCCCGCCTCAAACGCGACGAACCCGATAACTTCGGCGATATCCAGGAAACAGAGGCGGAAATCGAGCGTTTAAGCGCGCGTATTCACCGGGTACCGTTTCTCGACACTTTCGATTTGAAATACAACCTGCTGGTCAAGCACCCCAACCCCAGCTCCAAGGCGGTGATGTTTTGCCTGATGGACGTATCGGGCTCAATGACCCAGGCCACCAAGGACATCGCCAAGCGCTTCTTCATCCTGCTGTACCTGTTTCTCAAGCGTAACTACGACAAGATCGAAGTGGTGTTCATCCGCCACCACACCAGCGCCCGCGAAGTGGACGAGGAAGAGTTCTTCTATTCCCGCGAAACCGGCGGCACCATCGTTTCCAGTGCATTAAAATTGATGCAGGAGATCATGGCCGAGCGCTACCCCACCAGCGAATGGAACATCTACGCAGCCCAGGCTTCGGACGGTGACAACTGGAACGACGACTCGCCCATCTGCCGGGAAATCCTCACCAAGCAGATCATGCCGTTCGTGCAGTACTACACCTACGTGGAAATCACCCCACGTGAGCACCAGGCACTGTGGTTCGAATATGAACGGATCGGTGAATCCTTTGCCGATACCTTTGCCCAGCAACAACTGGTTTCGGCCGGCGATATCTATCCGGTCTTCCGTGAACTCTTCCAGCGCAGGTTAGCCACATGA
- a CDS encoding PrkA family serine protein kinase, translated as MSIFSHFQQRFESTRQEELSLQEYLELCKKDRSTYASAAERLLMAIGEPELLDTSSNSRLSRIFSNKVIRRYPAFEDFHGMEECIDQIVSYFRHAAQGLEEKKQILYLLGPVGGGKSSLAEKLKQLIEKIPFYAIKDSPVFESPLGLFNATEDGAILEEDFGIPRRYLNTIMSPWATKRLAEFGGDISQFRVVKLYPSILNQIAVAKTEPGDENNQDISALVGKVDIRKLEEYPQNDADAYSYSGALCRANQGLMEFVEMFKAPIKVLHPLLTATQEGNYNSTEGLGAIPYSGILLAHSNESEWHSFRNNKNNEAFIDRIYIVKVPYCLRVSDEIKIYDKLLFNSSLAKAHCAPDTLKMLAQFTVLSRLKEPENSNIYSKMRVYDGENLKDTDPKAKSIQEYRDSAGVDEGMNGLSTRFAFKILSKVFNFDPHEIAANPVHLLYVLEQQIEQEQFPAEVRERYLRYLKEYLAPRYIEFIGKEIQTAYLESYSEYGQNIFDRYVLYADFWIQDQEYRDPETGEILNRVALNEELEKIEKPAGISNPKDFRNEIVNFVLRARANNNGKNPTWLSYEKLRVVIEKKMFSNTEDLLPVISFNAKASKEDQQKHNDFVTRMVERGYTDKQVRLLSEWYLRVRKSQ; from the coding sequence ATGAGTATTTTTAGCCACTTCCAACAACGTTTCGAGTCCACCCGTCAGGAAGAGCTCTCGCTGCAGGAGTATCTGGAGCTCTGCAAAAAGGATCGCAGCACTTACGCTTCGGCGGCTGAGCGCCTACTGATGGCCATTGGCGAACCTGAGCTGCTCGACACATCGAGCAACTCCAGGCTGTCGCGGATATTCTCCAACAAGGTGATCCGCCGCTACCCCGCCTTCGAAGACTTTCACGGCATGGAAGAGTGCATCGACCAGATCGTGTCCTACTTCCGCCACGCAGCCCAAGGCCTGGAAGAGAAGAAACAAATTCTCTACCTGCTCGGCCCCGTGGGTGGCGGTAAGTCTTCGCTGGCGGAAAAACTCAAACAGCTGATCGAAAAAATCCCGTTCTACGCCATCAAGGATTCACCGGTGTTCGAATCGCCCCTTGGGCTGTTCAATGCCACCGAAGACGGCGCGATCCTGGAAGAAGATTTCGGCATCCCGCGGCGCTACCTCAATACCATCATGTCGCCCTGGGCGACCAAGCGACTGGCCGAGTTCGGGGGCGATATCAGCCAGTTCCGCGTGGTCAAACTCTACCCCTCCATCCTCAACCAGATCGCCGTCGCCAAGACCGAACCTGGCGACGAAAACAACCAGGACATCTCTGCCCTGGTGGGTAAAGTCGATATTCGCAAGCTCGAAGAGTACCCACAGAACGACGCCGACGCGTACAGCTACTCGGGCGCCCTGTGCCGGGCCAACCAAGGCCTGATGGAATTCGTCGAGATGTTCAAGGCCCCGATCAAGGTCTTGCACCCACTGCTCACCGCCACCCAGGAAGGTAACTACAACAGTACCGAAGGCCTGGGCGCTATCCCCTATTCCGGCATCCTGCTGGCCCACTCCAACGAATCGGAATGGCACAGCTTTCGCAACAACAAGAACAACGAGGCGTTCATCGACCGGATCTACATCGTCAAGGTGCCGTACTGCCTGCGCGTCAGCGATGAAATCAAGATCTACGACAAGCTCCTGTTCAACAGCTCCCTGGCCAAGGCGCACTGCGCGCCCGACACCCTGAAGATGCTGGCGCAGTTCACCGTGCTATCGCGCCTCAAAGAGCCGGAGAACTCCAACATCTATTCCAAGATGCGCGTGTATGACGGCGAGAACCTCAAGGACACCGACCCCAAGGCCAAGTCGATCCAGGAATACCGCGACAGCGCTGGCGTGGACGAGGGCATGAATGGCCTGTCGACCCGTTTCGCGTTCAAGATCCTGTCCAAGGTGTTCAACTTCGACCCACACGAAATCGCCGCCAACCCGGTGCACCTGCTGTATGTGCTGGAGCAGCAGATCGAACAGGAGCAATTCCCCGCCGAAGTGCGTGAGCGCTACCTGCGCTACCTGAAAGAGTACCTGGCGCCGCGCTACATCGAGTTCATCGGCAAGGAAATCCAGACCGCGTACCTGGAGTCCTACAGCGAATACGGGCAAAACATCTTCGACCGTTACGTGCTGTACGCCGACTTCTGGATTCAGGACCAGGAGTACCGCGACCCGGAAACCGGCGAAATTCTCAACCGTGTGGCACTCAACGAAGAACTGGAAAAAATCGAGAAACCGGCAGGCATCAGCAATCCGAAGGATTTCCGCAACGAGATCGTCAACTTCGTGCTGCGTGCCCGGGCCAACAATAACGGCAAGAACCCCACCTGGCTCAGCTACGAGAAGCTGCGCGTGGTCATCGAGAAGAAAATGTTCTCGAACACCGAGGATCTGCTGCCGGTTATCAGCTTCAACGCAAAAGCCAGCAAAGAGGACCAGCAAAAACACAACGACTTCGTTACGCGAATGGTCGAACGCGGGTACACCGACAAACAGGTACGGCTTCTTTCCGAATGGTACCTACGGGTCCGGAAATCGCAGTGA
- the apaG gene encoding Co2+/Mg2+ efflux protein ApaG has protein sequence MSDPRYQIDVSVVTRYLTEQSQPDQQRFAFAYTITVKNNGELPAKLLSRHWVITDGDGHVEEVRGAGVVGQQPLIGVGQSHTYSSGTVMTSQVGTMQGSYEMKAEDGKLFDAVIAPFRLAVPGALH, from the coding sequence ATGTCCGACCCCCGTTATCAGATCGACGTCAGTGTGGTGACCCGCTATCTCACCGAGCAGTCGCAGCCCGATCAGCAGCGCTTTGCCTTTGCCTACACCATCACCGTGAAGAACAACGGCGAACTGCCCGCCAAGCTGCTCTCGCGGCACTGGGTGATCACCGACGGTGACGGCCACGTGGAAGAAGTGCGCGGCGCCGGCGTGGTCGGCCAGCAACCCTTGATCGGCGTTGGCCAAAGCCACACCTACAGCAGTGGCACGGTGATGACCAGCCAGGTCGGCACCATGCAGGGCAGCTACGAGATGAAGGCTGAAGACGGCAAGCTGTTCGACGCGGTGATCGCGCCCTTCCGCCTTGCCGTGCCCGGGGCCCTGCACTGA
- a CDS encoding multifunctional CCA addition/repair protein, which translates to MQIYKVGGAVRDRLLGQAVTDIDWVVVGATAEQMLAKGYRPVGSDFPVFLHPQSGEEYALARTERKSGRGYGGFVFHASPDVTLEQDLIRRDLTINAMAEDDNGNLTDPYHGQQDLQNRVLRHVSPAFAEDPLRVLRVARFAARYASLGFTVAAETLVLMHQLSESGELQALTPERSWKEISRALMEDQPQVFVQVLRDCAALKELMPEVDALFGVPQPEAHHPEIDSGVHTLSVLEQAAKHRQPLTVRWACLVHDVGKGITPPSEWPRHIAHEHRGLKLIKAINERFKVPRDCQELALLVGQYHTHGHRALELKPSTLLDLLQSFDVYRRPQRFEEFIVACEMDARGRLGLEERAYPQADYLRGAAEAARSVAVQPLVEAGYTGKELGEALKGERLKALTAYKSARI; encoded by the coding sequence ATGCAGATCTACAAAGTTGGCGGCGCGGTACGCGATCGCCTGCTAGGCCAAGCGGTCACCGACATCGACTGGGTGGTGGTGGGCGCCACCGCCGAGCAAATGCTTGCCAAGGGCTACCGGCCCGTGGGCTCGGATTTCCCGGTTTTCCTGCACCCGCAAAGCGGCGAGGAATATGCCTTGGCCCGCACCGAGCGCAAGAGCGGACGCGGCTATGGCGGCTTCGTGTTCCATGCAAGCCCGGACGTGACGCTGGAGCAGGACCTGATTCGCCGCGACCTGACCATCAATGCCATGGCCGAGGACGATAACGGCAATCTGACCGACCCTTACCATGGCCAGCAAGACCTCCAGAACCGTGTTCTACGCCACGTATCGCCGGCGTTCGCCGAAGATCCTTTGCGCGTGTTGCGGGTAGCGCGCTTTGCCGCGCGCTATGCCAGCCTCGGCTTTACCGTGGCTGCCGAAACCTTGGTGTTGATGCACCAGCTCAGTGAATCCGGCGAACTGCAGGCTCTGACACCCGAGCGCAGCTGGAAGGAAATTTCCCGAGCCCTGATGGAGGACCAACCCCAGGTCTTCGTCCAGGTTCTACGTGATTGCGCTGCGCTCAAGGAGCTGATGCCCGAAGTGGATGCCCTATTTGGCGTACCGCAGCCAGAAGCGCATCACCCGGAGATCGACAGCGGCGTGCACACCCTAAGCGTACTGGAACAGGCCGCCAAGCACCGCCAGCCGCTGACGGTACGCTGGGCCTGCCTGGTACATGACGTGGGCAAGGGCATCACCCCGCCCAGCGAATGGCCGCGGCACATCGCCCACGAGCATCGCGGGCTAAAGCTGATCAAGGCGATCAACGAGCGCTTCAAAGTGCCGCGGGACTGCCAGGAACTGGCACTGCTGGTAGGCCAATACCATACCCATGGTCACCGGGCCCTGGAGCTGAAACCCTCGACGTTGCTGGACCTGCTACAGAGTTTCGACGTGTATCGCCGCCCGCAACGCTTTGAAGAATTCATCGTGGCGTGCGAGATGGATGCGCGGGGGCGGCTGGGGCTTGAAGAGCGGGCTTATCCACAGGCCGATTACCTGCGCGGGGCGGCCGAGGCGGCGCGCTCGGTGGCGGTGCAGCCGTTGGTCGAGGCGGGTTATACCGGCAAGGAGCTGGGTGAGGCGCTGAAGGGGGAGCGGTTGAAGGCGTTGACCGCGTATAAAAGCGCTCGGATTTGA
- the pdxA gene encoding 4-hydroxythreonine-4-phosphate dehydrogenase PdxA: MKRPRFALTPGEPAGIGPDLCLLLAGQRQPHPLIAITSRDLLAERATQLGVAVTLLSVTPDAFPDAPAEPGSLYVWDTPLGAPVVTGQLDTRNAAFVLQTLTRAGQGCLDGHFAGMITAPVHKGVINEGGIAFSGHTEFLAELTHTEQVVMLLATHGLRVALVTTHLPLRQVADAITPERLERVTRILHADLIEKFGIAQPRILVCGLNPHAGEGGHLGREEIDIIEPTLARLRGEGMDLRGPLPADTLFTPKYLEHCDAVLAMYHDQGLPVLKYKGFGAAVNVTLGLPIIRTSVDHGTALDLAGSGRIDTGSLQVALETAYQMAETRT, from the coding sequence GTGAAACGCCCGCGTTTCGCCCTGACGCCCGGTGAACCGGCAGGCATAGGCCCCGACCTGTGCCTGCTGCTCGCCGGGCAGCGCCAACCGCACCCCCTGATTGCCATTACCAGCCGTGACCTGCTCGCCGAGCGGGCCACGCAACTGGGCGTGGCCGTCACCTTGCTGAGCGTGACCCCGGATGCATTCCCCGACGCACCTGCCGAACCTGGCAGCCTGTACGTGTGGGACACGCCCTTGGGCGCCCCCGTGGTGACCGGGCAACTGGATACCCGCAACGCCGCCTTCGTTTTGCAAACCTTGACCCGCGCGGGCCAAGGCTGCCTGGACGGGCATTTTGCCGGGATGATCACGGCCCCCGTACATAAGGGTGTGATCAACGAAGGCGGCATCGCCTTTTCCGGCCACACCGAATTCCTGGCCGAGCTGACTCACACCGAACAGGTGGTGATGCTGCTGGCCACCCACGGTCTGCGCGTGGCACTGGTGACCACTCACCTGCCGCTGCGGCAGGTCGCCGATGCGATTACCCCTGAACGCCTGGAGCGGGTCACCCGCATCCTGCATGCCGACCTGATCGAAAAGTTCGGCATCGCCCAGCCCCGTATCCTGGTGTGCGGGCTCAACCCCCATGCCGGCGAAGGTGGGCACCTGGGGCGCGAAGAGATCGACATCATCGAACCTACACTTGCGCGTTTGCGCGGTGAAGGCATGGACCTGCGCGGTCCCCTGCCCGCCGACACGCTGTTTACCCCCAAATATCTGGAGCACTGCGATGCAGTGCTGGCGATGTACCATGACCAGGGCCTGCCCGTACTCAAGTACAAAGGCTTCGGCGCTGCCGTCAACGTGACCCTGGGCCTGCCGATCATCCGCACGTCCGTGGACCATGGCACGGCACTGGACCTGGCCGGCAGCGGCCGGATCGACACCGGCAGCCTGCAGGTCGCCCTGGAAACCGCCTACCAGATGGCCGAGACCCGAACATGA
- the glpE gene encoding thiosulfate sulfurtransferase GlpE → MTEFKRIPPEQAQALREQGAVVVDVRDPQTFAASHIAGATHLDNHSLHNFITQADLDKPVVVVCYHGNSSQSAAAYLVGQGFSDVYSLDGGFELWKTIYPAETATASAE, encoded by the coding sequence ATGACCGAATTCAAACGCATCCCCCCCGAGCAGGCCCAAGCCCTGCGCGAACAAGGCGCCGTGGTGGTCGACGTGCGCGACCCACAAACCTTTGCCGCCAGCCACATCGCCGGTGCCACGCACCTGGACAACCACTCCCTGCACAATTTCATCACCCAGGCCGACCTCGACAAGCCGGTGGTCGTGGTGTGCTACCACGGCAACTCCAGCCAGAGCGCCGCAGCCTACCTGGTGGGCCAGGGGTTCTCGGATGTGTACAGCCTGGATGGCGGCTTCGAACTGTGGAAAACCATTTACCCGGCAGAAACCGCAACGGCCTCTGCTGAATAA
- a CDS encoding SpoVR family protein has protein sequence MTAREQKRQPLSTGSEWTFELIQAYDREISRIADRYALDTYPNQIEVITAEQMMDAYASVGMPLGYHHWSYGKHFLSTEKSYTRGQMGLAYEIVINSDPCIAYLMEENTICMQALVVAHACYGHNSFFKGNYLFRTWTDASSIIDYLVFAKQYIMQCEERHGIDAVEDLLDSCHALMNYGVDRYKRPYPISAEEERRRQKDREEHLQKQINDLWRTIPKSAGKNSDRDDARFPAEPQENILYFIEKHAPLLEPWQREIVRIVRKIAQYFYPQRQTQVMNEGWATFWHYTLMNDLYDEGLVTDGFMMEFLQSHTSVVYQPGFDSPYYSGINPYALGFAMYRDIRRMCEHPTDEDRHWFPDIAGSDWLSTIKFAMSSFKDESFILQYLSPQVIRDLKLFSIMDDDQRDDLLVPAIHDEPGYRIIRETLAAQYNLGNREPNVQIYSIDRRGDRSLTLRHQQHDRKPLGDSTEEVLKHLHRLWGFDIHLETLQGDQIMKTHHVPPRNDHSEGDYGRLDLSVVHL, from the coding sequence ATGACCGCCAGAGAGCAGAAACGCCAGCCCCTTTCCACGGGTTCAGAGTGGACGTTCGAACTGATCCAGGCCTACGACCGGGAGATCAGCCGCATCGCCGACCGTTATGCCCTGGACACCTACCCCAACCAGATCGAGGTGATCACCGCCGAGCAGATGATGGACGCCTATGCGTCCGTCGGCATGCCGCTGGGCTATCACCATTGGTCCTACGGCAAGCACTTCCTCAGCACCGAGAAATCCTACACGCGGGGCCAGATGGGCCTGGCCTATGAGATTGTCATCAACTCAGACCCCTGCATTGCCTACCTGATGGAAGAAAACACCATCTGCATGCAAGCACTGGTGGTGGCGCACGCCTGTTATGGCCACAACAGCTTCTTCAAGGGCAATTACCTGTTCCGCACCTGGACCGACGCCAGCTCGATCATCGACTACCTGGTGTTTGCCAAGCAGTACATCATGCAGTGCGAGGAGCGCCATGGCATCGATGCCGTGGAAGACCTGCTCGACTCCTGCCACGCGTTGATGAACTACGGCGTGGACCGCTACAAGCGCCCCTACCCTATTTCTGCCGAAGAGGAACGGCGCCGGCAAAAGGACCGTGAAGAGCACCTGCAAAAGCAGATCAACGACCTGTGGCGCACTATTCCCAAGAGTGCCGGCAAGAACAGCGACCGCGACGACGCGCGTTTTCCCGCCGAACCTCAGGAGAACATTCTCTACTTCATCGAGAAACACGCCCCGCTGCTGGAGCCTTGGCAACGTGAGATCGTGCGCATCGTGCGCAAGATAGCGCAGTACTTCTACCCGCAACGCCAGACCCAAGTGATGAACGAAGGCTGGGCAACGTTCTGGCACTACACACTGATGAACGACCTGTACGACGAAGGCCTGGTGACTGACGGCTTCATGATGGAGTTTTTGCAGTCGCACACCAGCGTGGTCTACCAACCGGGCTTCGACAGCCCCTATTACAGCGGCATCAACCCCTACGCCCTGGGCTTTGCCATGTACCGCGACATCCGGCGCATGTGCGAACACCCTACCGACGAAGATCGCCACTGGTTCCCCGACATTGCCGGCAGTGATTGGCTATCTACTATCAAGTTCGCCATGAGCAGCTTCAAGGACGAGAGCTTTATCCTGCAGTACCTATCACCCCAAGTGATCCGCGACTTGAAATTGTTCAGCATCATGGACGACGACCAGCGGGACGACCTGCTGGTGCCAGCCATCCATGACGAGCCGGGCTACCGGATCATTCGTGAAACCCTGGCCGCCCAGTACAACCTGGGCAACCGCGAACCCAACGTGCAAATCTACAGCATCGACCGGCGCGGTGATCGCTCGCTGACCCTGCGCCATCAGCAACATGACCGCAAACCGCTGGGCGATTCGACCGAGGAAGTGCTCAAACACCTGCATCGGCTGTGGGGCTTCGATATCCACCTGGAAACCTTGCAAGGCGACCAGATCATGAAGACCCACCACGTGCCCCCCAGAAACGATCACTCAGAGGGCGATTACGGGCGGCTTGACCTGTCTGTCGTGCACCTTTGA
- the rsmA gene encoding 16S rRNA (adenine(1518)-N(6)/adenine(1519)-N(6))-dimethyltransferase RsmA: protein MTEQYQHKARKRFGQNFLHDAGVIDRILRAIRAREGERMLEIGPGQGALTEGILSSGAQLDVVELDKDLIPILNQQFAGKSNFSLHQGDALKFDFNSLGAEPGTLRVVGNLPYNISTPLIFHLLKNAALIRDMHFMLQKEVVERLAAGPGGGDWGRLSIMVQYHCRVEHLFNVGPGAFNPPPKVDSAIVRLVPHEVLPFPAKDHRLLERVVREAFNQRRKTLRNTLKALLSNDEIQAAGVDGSLRPEQLDLAAFVRLADKLAEQPAAS, encoded by the coding sequence ATGACTGAGCAATACCAACACAAGGCGCGCAAGCGCTTCGGCCAGAACTTTTTGCACGACGCCGGCGTCATCGACCGCATCCTGCGCGCGATTCGCGCCCGCGAAGGCGAGCGCATGCTGGAAATCGGGCCGGGCCAGGGCGCCCTCACCGAAGGTATCCTGAGCAGCGGCGCACAGCTGGACGTGGTCGAGCTGGACAAGGACCTGATCCCGATCCTCAATCAGCAGTTTGCCGGCAAGAGCAACTTCAGCCTGCATCAGGGCGACGCACTGAAGTTCGACTTCAATAGCCTGGGCGCCGAGCCTGGCACCCTGCGGGTGGTCGGCAACCTGCCGTACAACATTTCTACGCCGCTGATCTTCCACCTGCTGAAAAACGCAGCCCTGATCCGCGACATGCATTTCATGCTGCAAAAGGAAGTGGTCGAACGCCTGGCCGCAGGCCCTGGCGGCGGCGACTGGGGCCGTTTGTCGATCATGGTGCAGTACCACTGTCGCGTGGAACACCTGTTCAACGTGGGCCCGGGCGCATTCAATCCGCCGCCCAAGGTGGACTCGGCAATCGTGCGCCTGGTGCCGCACGAAGTGCTGCCCTTCCCGGCCAAGGACCATCGCCTGCTGGAGCGCGTGGTACGCGAAGCCTTCAACCAGCGCCGCAAAACCCTGCGCAACACGCTCAAGGCCCTGCTGAGCAACGACGAAATCCAGGCTGCCGGCGTCGATGGCAGCCTGCGCCCAGAACAGCTCGACCTGGCCGCCTTCGTGCGCCTGGCCGACAAGCTTGCCGAACAGCCCGCCGCCAGCTGA